Genomic DNA from Cheilinus undulatus linkage group 10, ASM1832078v1, whole genome shotgun sequence:
gatggcagcagatGACTGCAGAACAtttttgctcaatttttaaacaaacatgaaacTAACCCTTTTGGTCAAATGTCATTTAGTGTTGTCTAAACAACTGGAAGTGACATTTGTTGGTGTCTTTGAAAAGAACAGACTCAGCTATAGACTTGAAAACATTACTGTGGTTAATCTTACCTTCTTAAACTCATATGTTTGGGGGACACAACCCTTTGAAGACACTAATAATCTCCTCAGTAGGCTTAAATAATTCCTCAAAATATCtgtattttaaagcaaaatctTAACACATTAGCTTTTATAAGCATGGGTCTAACGCCAAGGGGCTAATCTCTGTGCTGGTGTGCCTGCTGGTTGTCCCGATAAAGGCTTAGAGCTTCTATAATAATCTACAACAAATGAAGGAATTCATGTTACGCCAGGAAATCAAGAGCGTGGGTGTCAAACCCAGCAACAAACTGCATTCACATTCCCTCTGCTGTAAAATGAACCACACTGTTTAGGCCTCTTGTTCATTAAGTGCTTTATTTGATGACATTTGGACCCATGATGTTTGCAAATGGCATCTGAAAGTTTGCTTATGTGACTTTAATAAACCACTTATTGTGTCTCTTGTCCCTATGTACCGCCATCTTTTCTTAAGGTACGTTGCGCTACTGTCAAGTTAAAGTTTTATCATTGCTGCAGGTTTGGAGGATGTGCAGACTGCTAATTCAAAGTCAGCATGTCACTGTTTGGTGTCAAAGCTTGATACCATCTGCAATATGCCTCTATCTTCAGTTAAACTAAGTGTCCTTAGAAAGTAAGATGGACAAATACCttgctttgaccttttttaattgaattattCAAGTTACCAAAGCCAAGGTCTTTTGAAGTTGACGTGGAGGCACAGGACATATAGTTTCCTGATGCTCAAATGTACAGAAATGAAGGACATGAGTGTGCCCAGAGGCAAGGTCATGAATAAATAGTTTTCCTGCTTTCATCATAAAACACCAGCAGCTGAGAGTAAAATACTGAAGACCAAACCCTACGCCTAACGTACATTTTATACTTGGTTTTGCTGATAATTTAATTAAGGCTGTCAAGATTGATCGTGATCAACCAAGGTCCACAGTAAGTGCCCTAAATTCTTAATCATGATTTATCTCACGCTTTATTGGgactttcagcacactttggtgaAGCCATGTCAGTATTTCCCTGGAGCAAAAGAGATTTAAAATAAGTTCACCACTGGCCCTTAATAACCCATTCCACTTTAAAGTCCCCGTCAAGTGAAATTCAAACTATGGGTCTAAACACACTAGATGTGCTGGAATAAAGTTTCTGTAgatatgtgaaaacactgagatataTGTGTGaatgaatttttgatttagaccgTTACAAAGTCATTCACCTCTTtcttggcttggttttatttgagcagggcaaatatctgaacccatgacatcaccagttttgatggggaattaccccgccCGCTTAACGCTATGATATAACATCCCCTAACAGTTCATTCCAATACAGTCTGTTGCTAGCCGATGTCATTGCCCTTATTGAAAGCCTGTTACATGCtatgttcattgtgaggtaaatttccaaaatctatcagccacggtggcctagttattaaaagtatcataacagagagatttgtgccaggaAACAGTAAATTTGTACttctcatgagtgggtgtggcttcatctcattcaactgacatgcccacaccaccCTGAGCAGATTTTACGGCCtcaattttcatgattttgaagcttaatttctaaacttagagatgtttttcatgactcaaGATTGGCCTGTTGATTCATAACACAttggcctgtcatacaaaaaaattaaaaataaagactaaacataaataaatcaatttactgggaccttaaaaactcacagctcagtggatgagtCAAAAGTCGTCTGCACCTTGTATTTCTTTTAtgatccataacaagttcctttttttgtggttaagatcatgttaaaatctttgatctcCCTATagaagcaggtctgtatctTAAGACAGTATGAAAAtccaaaaagacacaaaaacagttttgactGCAAgaaagtgtcattttaaaatgggataaaatgcatgtgattaatcacaattaactacagaaatcctgagattaattacgatttaaaatttttatcttTTCGCAGCCCTAAATTTAATACGACTATATCTCAAGAAAAATGACTAACCAAAAGTCATCATGATAACATAACAAGAGGGTTAGCCTGAGAATGATACTGAGAAGGATAAGTCAAAATATggagaaaacaatcaaaatgtacTCTTTACCTCTGGAAATAGAACTTAAAAAAGGTATGAatgcatgtcctcttagggcCTCCATGTAATCTATCATGTTTTGAGTGcttctgattcattttattaAAGTATCTTCAAAACAGCAGCCCTCATGCTGCAATAACAAGTTTGTGTTGctaattctaaaaataaaatcactgctTTTCAGTCCCATTCCTTCGTACACAGAAACCTGCTGGTTCATAtaatcaaaaacagctgaatgCCAGGTATAAGTCATTTATTTCCTGGATGGAAAAATAACCATGAAAAGCCTTTTTGGATGaggagtgaatgaatgaatccaAAAGGCAGTAACTggattaattaaataaaaaccacCCAAATGTTCTGGACAGCTGATAAATAGAAAAACAAGTGTGGGAAAATAATTTTCCCATAACCACAGTCATATTTTTTCCCTTCATTAAATATGAACACATCAATGGTCATCGATTGGTGACTTATGCAATGAAGTGCATAATTACTTGGACATTACATCAAGAATTTTGCATTAACAAGAAACACATTACACAATTTTAAAAGTTCAATAACACCATAGAAAGCATTACAAACACTTATTTGAGCAGGACCAATGCTTTTCACAAAAGCTATTCACAAAGGAAAGACAGGTCTTACATAAAGCGATTTGCATGCAAACCTCAGAGCCCTCTTCAGTGACAAAGATACTCAGGCTTGAACCGTTCAAGTCAAAAGGCTACTTTTAAAGCACAGGCACCACACAAACTGAAGGTGCTTTCAATGTGTCCGGTCATAAATAGGCTTTTTCAGACGTGTTAATCTCACACAGCAGTGGGTGGATGTCCGCCATTGCGGCCATTCAGAGTCAGCCGTCTTATTGAGCGAGTCCTGAAGGAGCCGTCAGGGTGGAAAGAATCCGGCTTATCCTCGCAACGGAATACCATGAGGAAGCCAGTCCTGTAGTTTTTATTCATCCACCCGTACAGGAGAGGGTTGGCAAAAGTTGAACACATGGCAATGATGTGAAACACTGTATATATCAGTTTGTACTCCTTCAGCCTGAGCACCAGGTCCAGATCACTGGCTAGCTGAAACATGTGGAATGGCAGCCAGCAGATAGcaaacaccaccaccaccagcgCCAACATCTTGGTGGTTTTTTTGCGGCGGTTGATGCTGTCGTTGCGGCTAGACGGGCTGACGTGGTTCTTCAGTTTCACCCAGATGCAGATGTAAGCATAGCTGATGATGGCTAAAGGGACAATGTACTGTAGGAGCAGCATGGAGAGGCTATAGATGACCCCGTCTCTGTTCGTCCCGTGAGGCCACTTTTCAGAACAAACTGCAAAATCCATGTTTATAGACGGTATCTGTTCATGGCGGTACTCTCTAAAGATTGCCAAAGGTGCTGCCAGAACAGCAGATATAGTCCAGGTGAAGGCCATGATGAGGAAGCTGGAGTGCCAAGTCAATCGTCGACCAAGGTGGAAGACAATGCAGCGGTAACGCTCCAGAGCAATGACCGTTAGAGTCAGGATGGATACGTGCACGCTCAAAGCCTGGGCAAAGGGAACCATGTGGCACAGCATGGCCCCAAACTTCCACTCATCCAGCAGGGTGTAAACCAGAGTGAAGGGCAAACAGAGGGTGTTCACCAACAAGTCTGCCAAGGCCAGGTTGGCTATGAAGAAGTTGGTCACAGTTCGCATGTTTCTGTAACGAATAATCATGTAGATGACAAGAGAGTTCCCCAGCAGCCCGAGCAGAATAATGAGCGAGTATGCCGTGATTAATGTGATCTGGACCCCGAggagtttggtgatgtcagtgtggAAACCAGGTGTGTGGAAATCCATGCTGTCGTTGAGGGGAATCAAGGGATCAGTTTCCCCTTCCTCCCCTTCGCCTGTGCTGTTGGATGTGTCTGGTGGGCTCATTTTAGCAGAAGATGCCAGATCTAGGCTGAGCTGACACCTGAGGAGAGAAagcaaatgaaataaaaccagTTTGTGGCACAGAATAGGCAGAACAGCATTTTCATCAAAGTATGTAAAGAGACACCCAAGCTCAAGGTTTTATTACCCCTGATATTATCCATAATCTATATTTCTTGCCACTGCCAACCAGTTTCTTTTACCCCTAATATCTACTGGTGCATTTACACAAGCATGAGACTGGCTTCCCACCAATATTTACTTTTATATGCTTGAATGTATGACCAAACCAGTTAGTGTTACTGGGAGTTAAACCTGGTTCTCTGAGTCTTTAGGTTTAATTTCCTGAACATGTCCTACCTCTTTTGTCCCTCTTTATATGCTACATAATATCTTTTGTAATCAAAGAATTGCATAAAAGGCTTTGTATACAAAGCCCATGTATAACACTTGCTGTTTCTTCTGAAGGCTTTTTCCCTACTATAGAGAACAATTACATCACTGTATTCATGTCACCTGTAATTAGAAGTTTTCCCCGTTAGACTTCCAGTGTCTAACATGTGTAATGAAACAGTGTCGTTCAAAAGATTGAGAAATTCTCCAATGAATGGAGTCTAATTATTAGAACAATCACCAAAGATGGCAATGAGGAAGTGGGGGTTCTGACAagcaaatgaaatgaaatttcaGCAACAGATGATAAACTACAGGAAATCAGCTCATTTTGCACACACCAACCTGCTCTTCCTAATCTCTGATCACTCagacaaatacattttatttcttccttTTGCTATCTGTATTGAACATATATTTATACTTGGCCTTGGTGCATGTGTTTGCTTGGTTGCATTAGTTCTACATTTTGTGTGCGTACCCGTGGTTATTTTCACGAGCACCTGTGCCATTATAAAGGctaaagaaaaatgttggaGGAAGCAATGTGATCAGGAGAAGTCAGCCAGTTCAAAGCCACACCATTAGAGCTGCAGACTGCTCCCATTCATACTCTGCATCTCATAAAGTCCATGCGAAGTATGTCTTATTTCTGCAAGAAATGACAGTACTGAGGCAGGCTGCAAAAGCCTTTTTAAAGAAGAAACCCACTACTTTCAGAACACCTCATATTGTTCATTATCATgtcatttctgccaatttacCTGCGAGAGGCGGCGAGCTCCTGCTGAATAcagggagaacattttgtggctgcatgtctaaaaactacTCTTCATGTCTGAATCTTAAATAAAGGGCTGACACCTCACTAAGCAGATGAATGCTAATTAAATTAAAGGACACTGGACTTAGGCTTTCAACAAATCTGTAGTACTCTGGGTTTAAAAAGAATTTCATGTGTGAGGGCAaacacttgtgttttttgtcGACCTGAAATGACTTTGTGCACATTTTGTGCGCGACACAAAATCCCTGAAGTTTTCACTGAAGGGCCACAAAGAAGAACAGAAAAGCATTTAGTGAGAGGTCGTCTCTTTGGTGACAGACATCTTTACTGGCTCTGAGGAACCTTCAGCCTGTTTTGTAACAGACCAGTGGAATTACTTTAGTTGCCTATTGTATActtttttatgcacatttacattttcatgagGAAAATAAGGAGTGAAGGtaaatttgcaacatttttgttttttctatgCAATTCTTATCCACACTGTAAGCAGCAGAAGTTTTAGACAACAAATCACAAGCATTTTAGTGTTTGTTGTTAACAATTAAAGCACCAATTTGCTGCTGTTTGGCCTTAAAGATCAGACTTAAACCATTTATAATATATTGTGTGAGGCCTGTGAGagatcaaacacacatacatgacATGCACATAGACATGCACATAATCTGAAGGATAGTTTTGAATCTATAAGGACCATTGAAATGTGGCCATGACAACAAGTGTTGCACTGCCAATAAAACCAAAACGCACGACCAACCCTCCTGCACCCTCTGCCACCAGAGCTACCCACCAGTCAGGGATTTATCAGGCACGCTGCAGACGACATGTGCACTTTACAGTCTATAAGTAATTTGTCAAAGCACCATTTTCTGATCAGCGATGGTAATCCTGCTGCTTGTGCCAGCGAGCAATCTGTCACCATACACCTGCtggagcaaaaacacaaaagccaCAGCCGTGCAACCGTGTGCTTGAGAAATGAATACGCACAACCTACAAATTATAACGAGACATGCGATCAAATCTGCACTGATGCTTCGTTCGTGCGTAATGTTGACACATTTCACTTCATTACTTACCGAATATTACGCattcaatcatcaccaaagaagCTGTCCCAGCTCTAAGCTTTGCAGGTGCAAAGGGCTCTGCTCCAACATAAATCATCCTCAGTTATGCGTAATTTGGACACTTGTTCATCCTGCTTTTCAGATGTTCCCCTCACAGCCAAATT
This window encodes:
- the npy7r gene encoding neuropeptide Y receptor Y7 isoform X2, which encodes MRWCQLSLDLASSAKMSPPDTSNSTGEGEEGETDPLIPLNDSMDFHTPGFHTDITKLLGVQITLITAYSLIILLGLLGNSLVIYMIIRYRNMRTVTNFFIANLALADLLVNTLCLPFTLVYTLLDEWKFGAMLCHMVPFAQALSVHVSILTLTVIALERYRCIVFHLGRRLTWHSSFLIMAFTWTISAVLAAPLAIFREYRHEQIPSINMDFAVCSEKWPHGTNRDGVIYSLSMLLLQYIVPLAIISYAYICIWVKLKNHVSPSSRNDSINRRKKTTKMLALVVVVFAICWLPFHMFQLASDLDLVLRLKEYKLIYTVFHIIAMCSTFANPLLYGWMNKNYRTGFLMVFRCEDKPDSFHPDGSFRTRSIRRLTLNGRNGGHPPTAV
- the npy7r gene encoding neuropeptide Y receptor Y7 isoform X3; translation: MSPPDTSNSTGEGEEGETDPLIPLNDSMDFHTPGFHTDITKLLGVQITLITAYSLIILLGLLGNSLVIYMIIRYRNMRTVTNFFIANLALADLLVNTLCLPFTLVYTLLDEWKFGAMLCHMVPFAQALSVHVSILTLTVIALERYRCIVFHLGRRLTWHSSFLIMAFTWTISAVLAAPLAIFREYRHEQIPSINMDFAVCSEKWPHGTNRDGVIYSLSMLLLQYIVPLAIISYAYICIWVKLKNHVSPSSRNDSINRRKKTTKMLALVVVVFAICWLPFHMFQLASDLDLVLRLKEYKLIYTVFHIIAMCSTFANPLLYGWMNKNYRTGFLMVFRCEDKPDSFHPDGSFRTRSIRRLTLNGRNGGHPPTAV
- the npy7r gene encoding neuropeptide Y receptor Y7 isoform X1, translated to MRNIRCQLSLDLASSAKMSPPDTSNSTGEGEEGETDPLIPLNDSMDFHTPGFHTDITKLLGVQITLITAYSLIILLGLLGNSLVIYMIIRYRNMRTVTNFFIANLALADLLVNTLCLPFTLVYTLLDEWKFGAMLCHMVPFAQALSVHVSILTLTVIALERYRCIVFHLGRRLTWHSSFLIMAFTWTISAVLAAPLAIFREYRHEQIPSINMDFAVCSEKWPHGTNRDGVIYSLSMLLLQYIVPLAIISYAYICIWVKLKNHVSPSSRNDSINRRKKTTKMLALVVVVFAICWLPFHMFQLASDLDLVLRLKEYKLIYTVFHIIAMCSTFANPLLYGWMNKNYRTGFLMVFRCEDKPDSFHPDGSFRTRSIRRLTLNGRNGGHPPTAV